The following coding sequences are from one Ruminococcus flavefaciens AE3010 window:
- a CDS encoding TrmH family RNA methyltransferase: protein MSNIIEINNSNTEVLQIFALLSEPQLLHYFEPELGLFIAESPKVIERALNAGYEPYALLMEHKDVDGQMNDIIPRCGDVPVYTADYDEITAVTGFKLIRGALCAFRRRQPADITELCRNARRVAVLENVVNPTNIGAIFRSAAALNMDAVLLTPACSDPLYRRSSRVSMGTVFQIPWAYLSSNNDYPQQLRDMGFITAAMALSDNSVSIEAPELKTIDKLAIVLGTEGEGLADKTIADCDYTVKIPMSHDVDSLNVAAASAVAFWQLGRP, encoded by the coding sequence ATGTCAAACATAATCGAAATAAACAACAGCAATACAGAAGTGCTGCAGATATTCGCGCTGCTGTCCGAGCCGCAGCTGCTCCACTACTTTGAGCCTGAGCTTGGACTGTTCATTGCGGAAAGTCCCAAGGTCATCGAGCGTGCTCTCAATGCAGGCTACGAGCCTTACGCTCTGCTCATGGAGCACAAGGACGTTGACGGACAGATGAATGACATCATTCCACGCTGCGGAGATGTTCCCGTGTACACCGCAGACTATGACGAGATAACCGCGGTCACGGGCTTCAAGCTTATCCGCGGAGCGCTCTGCGCTTTCAGACGCAGACAGCCTGCCGACATAACTGAGCTGTGCAGAAACGCACGGCGAGTGGCAGTCCTTGAAAACGTGGTCAATCCCACAAACATCGGAGCTATCTTCCGTTCCGCAGCAGCTCTCAATATGGACGCTGTGCTTCTCACGCCCGCATGCAGCGATCCGCTGTACAGGCGCTCATCACGGGTCAGCATGGGGACGGTGTTTCAGATACCGTGGGCTTACCTTTCAAGCAATAACGACTACCCGCAGCAGCTCCGTGATATGGGGTTCATCACGGCTGCTATGGCTCTCAGCGATAACTCGGTGAGCATCGAAGCTCCCGAGCTGAAAACAATTGACAAGCTGGCAATAGTCCTCGGTACTGAGGGCGAGGGACTTGCCGACAAGACCATTGCGGACTGCGACTACACAGTGAAGATACCAATGTCACATGACGTGGATTCGCTGAATGTTGCAGCCGCAAGCGCAGTTGCATTCTGGCAGCTGGGCAGACCTTAA